The following coding sequences are from one Triticum aestivum cultivar Chinese Spring chromosome 5A, IWGSC CS RefSeq v2.1, whole genome shotgun sequence window:
- the LOC123107864 gene encoding peamaclein translates to MKLRPTATTVALLLFLLLASSSLRAAMAGSAFCDSKCRVRCSKAGRHDDCLKYCGICCAQCNCVPSGTAGNKNECPCYRDKTTGQGARKRPKCP, encoded by the exons ATGAAGCTTCGCCCCACCGCCACCACTGtggctctcctcctcttcctcctcttagCATCCTCGTCTCTGCGTGCCGCCATGGCTGGATCAG CGTTCTGCGACAGCAAGTGCAGGGTGAGGTGCTCCAAGGCGGGGCGGCACGACGACTGCCTCAAGTACTGCGGGATATGCTGCGCCCAGTGCAACTGCGTGCCATCGGGGACCGCCGGCAACAAGAACGAGTGCCCCTGCTACCGCGACAAGACCACCGGCCAAGGCGCGCGCAAGAGGCCCAAGTGCCCATGA